A region of Vitis vinifera cultivar Pinot Noir 40024 chromosome 13, ASM3070453v1 DNA encodes the following proteins:
- the LOC100250164 gene encoding GDP-Man:Man(3)GlcNAc(2)-PP-Dol alpha-1,2-mannosyltransferase isoform X2, whose translation MANEVVVWCLISGAVALILSYISLSIVKGRSNRRHGVAFFHPYTNDGGGGERVLWCAVKAIQEESSDLDCVIYTGDHDASPDSLMARAVQRFGVELLYPPKVVHLYKRKWIEETMYPRFTMIGQSLGSVYLSWEALCKYTPLYYIDTSGYAFAYPVARLFGCKVICYTHYPTISLDMISRVQDQNSMYNNDALIAKSTWLSLCKVIYYRLFGWMYGTVGSFAHLAMVNSSWTQSHIESLWRIPERTKRVYPPCDTSGLQALPLERLRSSPAIISVAQFRPEKAHTLQLMAFSVAIRNLDADLPRPKLQFVGSCRNKSDEERLQNLKDKAIQLKLEGDVEFHKNVMYRDLVGLLGGAVAGIHGMIDEHFGISVVEYMAAGAIPIANNSAGPKMDIVLEEDGQQTGFLAQTVEEYADAILKILRMPETKRLEMAAAARRRAGRFSEQRFYEDFKAAVRPILSHAS comes from the exons ATGGCGAATGAGGTTGTGGTATGGTGCCTAATTTCAGGTGCAGTAGCCttaattttgagttatatttCACTTTCAATTGTCAAAGGCAGGAGCAACAGACGACATGGGGTTGCATTCTTCCATCCATACACCAACGATGGCGGTGGTGGTGAGAGGGTCTTGTGGTGCGCCGTCAAAGCCATCCAAGAAGAAAGCTCCGATCTGGACTGCGTCATCTACACCGGCGACCACGATGCTTCTCCTGACAGTTTGATGGCTCGTGCCGTTCAACGTTTTGGGGTCGAGCTTCTATATCCACCGAAG GTGGTGCATCTATATAAGAGGAAGTGGATAGAGGAAACCATGTATCCTCGCTTTACTATGATTGGCCAGAGCCTTGGTTCAGTTTATCTTTCTTGGGAAGCCTTATGCAAGTATACCCCTTTATATTATATTGACACCAGCGGATATGCCTTTGCATATCCGGTTGCACGGTTGTTTGGATGTAAGGTTATTTGCTATACCCATTACCCAACAATCAGTTTAGACATGATATCTCGCGTTCAGGACCAAAATTCGATGTATAACAATGATGCCTTGATTGCTAAGAG CACTTGGTTATCCCTATGCAAAGTCATCTATTATAGACTATTTGGTTGGATGTATGGAACTGTAGGCTCTTTTGCACACCTTGCAATGGTCAATTCTTCATGGACTCAATCTCATATTGAAAGCCTTTGGAGAATTCCAGAACGTACCAAGCGAGTCTATCCTCCTTGTGATACTTCTGGACTTCAG GCTCTTCCATTGGAAAGACTGAGAAGTTCTCCAGCAATTATCTCTGTTGCTCAATTTCGTCCAGAGAAG GCACACACCCTTCAACTCATGGCATTTTCAGTTGCCATTAGGAATTTGGATGCAGACTTGCCCAGACCTAAGCTCCAATTTGTGGGCAGTTGTCGGAATAAGTCAGATGAAGAAAGATTGCAAAATCTGAAAGACAAAGCCATTCAACTGAAGTTGGAGGGGGATGTGGAATTTCATAAGAATGTGATGTACAG GGACCTGGTGGGACTTTTGGGAGGTGCTGTTGCGGGGATCCATGGTATGATCGATGAGCACTTTGGCATAAGTGTTGTAGAGTACATGGCTGCTGGTGCCATCCCAATTG CTAATAATTCTGCTGGCCCGAAAATGGACATTGTTTTAGAAGAAGATGGACAACAAACAGGGTTTCTTGCACAAACTGTGGAAGAATATGCAGATGCCatacttaaaattttgaggATGCCAGAAACCAAGAGACTGGAGATGGCTGCAGCTGCAAGAAGACGTGCAGGCAGATTTTCAGAGCAAAGATTTTACGAAGATTTCAAAGCTGCAGTAAGACCCATTCTCAGCCATGCTTCCTAG
- the LOC100250164 gene encoding GDP-Man:Man(3)GlcNAc(2)-PP-Dol alpha-1,2-mannosyltransferase isoform X1: MANEVVVWCLISGAVALILSYISLSIVKGRSNRRHGVAFFHPYTNDGGGGERVLWCAVKAIQEESSDLDCVIYTGDHDASPDSLMARAVQRFGVELLYPPKVVHLYKRKWIEETMYPRFTMIGQSLGSVYLSWEALCKYTPLYYIDTSGYAFAYPVARLFGCKVICYTHYPTISLDMISRVQDQNSMYNNDALIAKSTWLSLCKVIYYRLFGWMYGTVGSFAHLAMVNSSWTQSHIESLWRIPERTKRVYPPCDTSGLQFKQALPLERLRSSPAIISVAQFRPEKAHTLQLMAFSVAIRNLDADLPRPKLQFVGSCRNKSDEERLQNLKDKAIQLKLEGDVEFHKNVMYRDLVGLLGGAVAGIHGMIDEHFGISVVEYMAAGAIPIANNSAGPKMDIVLEEDGQQTGFLAQTVEEYADAILKILRMPETKRLEMAAAARRRAGRFSEQRFYEDFKAAVRPILSHAS, translated from the exons ATGGCGAATGAGGTTGTGGTATGGTGCCTAATTTCAGGTGCAGTAGCCttaattttgagttatatttCACTTTCAATTGTCAAAGGCAGGAGCAACAGACGACATGGGGTTGCATTCTTCCATCCATACACCAACGATGGCGGTGGTGGTGAGAGGGTCTTGTGGTGCGCCGTCAAAGCCATCCAAGAAGAAAGCTCCGATCTGGACTGCGTCATCTACACCGGCGACCACGATGCTTCTCCTGACAGTTTGATGGCTCGTGCCGTTCAACGTTTTGGGGTCGAGCTTCTATATCCACCGAAG GTGGTGCATCTATATAAGAGGAAGTGGATAGAGGAAACCATGTATCCTCGCTTTACTATGATTGGCCAGAGCCTTGGTTCAGTTTATCTTTCTTGGGAAGCCTTATGCAAGTATACCCCTTTATATTATATTGACACCAGCGGATATGCCTTTGCATATCCGGTTGCACGGTTGTTTGGATGTAAGGTTATTTGCTATACCCATTACCCAACAATCAGTTTAGACATGATATCTCGCGTTCAGGACCAAAATTCGATGTATAACAATGATGCCTTGATTGCTAAGAG CACTTGGTTATCCCTATGCAAAGTCATCTATTATAGACTATTTGGTTGGATGTATGGAACTGTAGGCTCTTTTGCACACCTTGCAATGGTCAATTCTTCATGGACTCAATCTCATATTGAAAGCCTTTGGAGAATTCCAGAACGTACCAAGCGAGTCTATCCTCCTTGTGATACTTCTGGACTTCAG TTCAAACAGGCTCTTCCATTGGAAAGACTGAGAAGTTCTCCAGCAATTATCTCTGTTGCTCAATTTCGTCCAGAGAAG GCACACACCCTTCAACTCATGGCATTTTCAGTTGCCATTAGGAATTTGGATGCAGACTTGCCCAGACCTAAGCTCCAATTTGTGGGCAGTTGTCGGAATAAGTCAGATGAAGAAAGATTGCAAAATCTGAAAGACAAAGCCATTCAACTGAAGTTGGAGGGGGATGTGGAATTTCATAAGAATGTGATGTACAG GGACCTGGTGGGACTTTTGGGAGGTGCTGTTGCGGGGATCCATGGTATGATCGATGAGCACTTTGGCATAAGTGTTGTAGAGTACATGGCTGCTGGTGCCATCCCAATTG CTAATAATTCTGCTGGCCCGAAAATGGACATTGTTTTAGAAGAAGATGGACAACAAACAGGGTTTCTTGCACAAACTGTGGAAGAATATGCAGATGCCatacttaaaattttgaggATGCCAGAAACCAAGAGACTGGAGATGGCTGCAGCTGCAAGAAGACGTGCAGGCAGATTTTCAGAGCAAAGATTTTACGAAGATTTCAAAGCTGCAGTAAGACCCATTCTCAGCCATGCTTCCTAG